Proteins encoded by one window of Haliotis asinina isolate JCU_RB_2024 chromosome 6, JCU_Hal_asi_v2, whole genome shotgun sequence:
- the LOC137288015 gene encoding mucin-2-like, protein MTHHPRQSHILPVSPSPSVPHLARLNHPRQYHILPVSPSPSVPHLARLNHPRQYHILPVSPSSSVPHLARLTIPVSPTSCPSQPSPTVPHLARLTIPVTPTSYPSHHPRQYHILPVSTIPVSPTSCPSHHPRQSHILPVSQSPTVPHLTRLTIPDSTTSCPSPSSPSVPHLARLTIPDSPTSCPSHHPRQSHILPVSTIPDSTTSCPSHHPRQYHILPVSPSPSVPHLARLNHPRQSHILPVSPSPSLPHLTRLTIPDSTTSCPSQPSPTVPHLARLTIPDSPTSYPSHHPRQYHILPVSIIPVSPTSCPSHHPRQYHILPVSTSPTVPHLARLTILVSTTSCPSHHPRQSHILPVSTIPDSPTSCPSHHPRQSHILPVSPSPTVPHLARLHHPRQSHILPVSPSPTVPHLARLTIPVSPTSCPSHHPRQSHILPVSPSPTVPHLTRLTIPDSTTSYPSHHPRQYHILPVSIIPVSTTSCPSQPSPSVPHLARLTIPVSTTSCPSQPSPTVPHLARLTIPDSPTSCPSHHPRQYHILPVSIIPVSPTSCPSHHPRQYHILPVSTIPDSTTSCPSHHPHHPRQSHILPVSPSPTVPHLTRLTIPDSPTSCPSQPSPSLPHLARLTIPVSPTSYPSHHPRQYHILPVSIIPATPTSCPSHHPRQYHILPVSPSPSVPHLARLNHPRQSHILPVSPSPSVPHLTRLTIPDSPTSCPSPSSPSVPHLARLTIPVSPIYRTSHHPRQYHILLVSLSRQSHI, encoded by the coding sequence ATGACTCACCATCCCCGTCAGTCCCACATCTTGCCCGTCTCACCATCCCCGTCAGTACCACATCTTGCCCGTCTCAACCATCCCCGTCAGTACCACATCTTGCCCGTCTCACCATCCCCGTCAGTCCCACATCTTGCCCGTCTCAACCATCCCCGACAGTACCACATCTTGCCCGTCTCACCATCCTCGTCAGTACCACATCTTGCCCGTCTCACCATCCCCGTCAGTCCCACATCTTGCCCGTCTCAACCATCCCCGACAGTCCCACATCTTGCCCGTCTCACCATCCCCGTCACTCCCACATCTTACCCGTCTCACCATCCCCGACAGTACCACATCTTGCCCGTCTCAACCATCCCCGTCAGTCCCACATCTTGCCCGTCTCACCATCCCCGACAGTCCCACATCTTACCCGTCTCACAATCCCCGACAGTACCACATCTTACCCGTCTCACCATCCCCGACAGTACCACATCTTGCCCGTCTCCATCATCCCCGTCAGTCCCACATCTTGCCCGTCTCACCATCCCCGACAGTCCCACATCTTGCCCGTCTCACCATCCCCGTCAGTCCCACATCTTGCCCGTCTCAACCATCCCCGACAGTACCACATCTTGCCCGTCTCACCATCCTCGTCAGTACCACATCTTGCCCGTCTCACCATCCCCGTCAGTCCCACATCTTGCCCGTCTCAACCATCCCCGACAGTCCCACATCTTGCCCGTCTCACCATCCCCGTCACTCCCACATCTTACCCGTCTCACCATCCCCGACAGTACCACATCTTGCCCGTCTCAACCATCCCCGACAGTCCCACATCTTGCCCGTCTCACCATCCCCGACAGTCCCACATCTTACCCGTCTCACCATCCCCGACAGTACCACATCTTGCCCGTCTCCATCATCCCCGTCAGTCCCACATCTTGCCCGTCTCACCATCCCCGACAGTACCACATCTTGCCCGTCTCAACATCCCCGACAGTACCACATCTTGCCCGTCTCACCATCCTCGTCAGTACCACATCTTGCCCGTCTCACCATCCCCGTCAGTCCCACATCTTGCCCGTCTCAACCATCCCCGACAGTCCCACATCTTGCCCGTCTCACCATCCCCGTCAGTCCCACATCTTACCCGTCTCACCATCCCCGACAGTACCACATCTTGCCCGTCTCCATCATCCCCGTCAGTCCCACATCTTGCCCGTCTCACCATCCCCGACAGTCCCACATCTTGCCCGTCTCACCATCCCCGTCAGTCCCACATCTTGCCCGTCTCACCATCCCCGTCAGTCCCACATCTTGCCCGTCTCACCATCCCCGACAGTCCCACATCTTACCCGTCTCACAATCCCCGACAGTACCACATCTTACCCGTCTCACCATCCCCGACAGTACCACATCTTGCCCGTCTCCATCATCCCCGTCAGTACCACATCTTGCCCGTCTCAACCATCCCCGTCAGTACCACATCTTGCCCGTCTCACCATCCCCGTCAGTACCACATCTTGCCCGTCTCAACCATCCCCGACAGTACCACATCTTGCCCGTCTCACCATCCCCGACAGTCCCACATCTTGCCCGTCTCACCATCCCCGACAGTACCACATCTTGCCCGTCTCCATCATCCCCGTCAGTCCCACATCTTGCCCGTCTCACCATCCCCGACAGTACCACATCTTGCCCGTCTCAACCATCCCCGACAGTACCACATCTTGCCCGTCTCACCATCCTCACCATCCCCGTCAGTCCCACATCTTACCCGTCTCACCATCCCCGACAGTCCCACATCTTACCCGTCTCACCATCCCCGACAGTCCCACATCTTGCCCGTCTCAACCATCCCCGTCACTCCCACATCTTGCCCGTCTCACCATCCCCGTCAGTCCCACATCTTACCCGTCTCACCATCCCCGACAGTACCACATCTTGCCCGTCTCCATCATCCCCGCCACTCCCACATCTTGCCCGTCTCACCATCCCCGACAGTACCACATCTTGCCCGTCTCACCATCCCCGTCAGTCCCACATCTTGCCCGTCTCAACCATCCCCGACAGTCCCACATCTTGCCCGTCTCACCATCCCCGTCAGTCCCACATCTTACCCGTCTCACCATCCCCGACAGTCCCACATCTTGCCCGTCTCCATCATCCCCGTCAGTCCCACATCTTGCCCGTCTCACCATCCCCGTCAGTCCCATTTATCGCACGTCTCACCATCCCCGACAGTACCACATCTTGCTCGTCTCGCTTTCCCGTCAGTCACACATCTAG